The Candidatus Nitrosotenuis cloacae genome contains a region encoding:
- a CDS encoding proteasome assembly chaperone family protein, whose protein sequence is MLPRLWVKEIKSFNIDGGYLIDGFPSIGFTNAIASESLMHASKYELAGFVDSVDFPTVTIIKDGVPNYATRIFVNPDLKVAVFNSYLTINEPYHRSIAKTMLDWAKRHKCVLTVSSTPVNVPNEPEKVIAAGSTESARKKIAEAGMTVLQNGTIPGVPGALLNNGMLSEQDVIVVLINVNEASPDFKSSAKLCMVMSKLLPGVSCDLTMMQKQAQIAEREIKETEKETSALRDSMYR, encoded by the coding sequence ATGCTTCCTCGCCTTTGGGTAAAGGAGATAAAATCATTTAACATAGACGGTGGCTACCTCATAGACGGATTTCCGTCAATAGGATTTACCAACGCAATTGCAAGCGAATCCCTGATGCACGCATCAAAGTACGAGCTTGCAGGCTTTGTGGACTCGGTCGACTTTCCCACAGTCACAATAATCAAGGATGGCGTGCCAAACTATGCGACAAGAATATTCGTAAACCCTGACCTCAAGGTGGCAGTGTTCAACTCATACCTCACAATTAACGAACCGTATCACCGCTCGATTGCAAAGACCATGCTGGACTGGGCAAAGAGACACAAGTGCGTACTCACAGTAAGCAGCACTCCCGTAAACGTGCCAAATGAGCCGGAAAAGGTGATTGCCGCAGGAAGCACCGAGTCTGCCAGAAAGAAGATTGCAGAGGCAGGCATGACCGTGCTGCAGAATGGCACCATACCAGGAGTGCCAGGCGCGCTGCTAAACAACGGGATGCTATCAGAACAGGACGTAATAGTGGTGCTAATCAACGTAAACGAGGCCAGTCCGGACTTTAAGTCAAGTGCAAAGCTGTGCATGGTGATGTCAAAGCTGCTGCCCGGAGTTTCCTGCGACCTGACAATGATGCAAAAGCAGGCGCAGATTGCAGAGCGCGAGATCAAGGAGACCGAAAAGGAGACAAGCGCTCTAAGAGACTCGATGTACAGATAA
- the proS gene encoding proline--tRNA ligase — protein sequence MSKENVGITVSKKDDFSEWYTQVVLKAQLADYAPVKGLIVLRPDGYAIWESIRTTLDDKFKKTGHRNGFLPVLIPESLLGKEKDHFAGFNPEVFWVTHSGESEIGDRLALRPTSETLAYSLYSKWVQSWRDLPLKINFWNTALRAEIKSTKPFLRTSEFLWQEGHTVHATCEEAEKEVLDILEIYKKTVEEELAIPVIIGKKSDKEKFVGAVYTTTMESIMPDGKALQMGTSHFLGQNFSKPFEVKFLDTNNVEKYAWQTSWGVSWRLIGATIMVHGDDKGLVLPPKIAPIQIVIVPIYYSEKDSERVRQKADEVEKLLLSKGIRVHVDRRDELTPGFKYNEWEMRGVPLRIEIGPKDLDKEKVTVARRHTKLKSDLPLDRIGSDIEQILQQVQDEMFAAAKKMLEEKTVSVSEYAKFKSEMECACLVKAAWCGKTACEEKIKDETMADIRVIPFGSENTGSRCIYCGEQSKTDAIFGRAY from the coding sequence TTGAGCAAGGAAAACGTCGGAATTACAGTGTCAAAAAAGGACGATTTTAGCGAGTGGTACACCCAGGTGGTACTAAAGGCCCAGCTTGCAGACTATGCCCCAGTAAAGGGGCTCATAGTATTGAGGCCCGATGGATACGCAATATGGGAATCGATTAGGACCACACTGGATGACAAGTTCAAGAAGACTGGACATCGAAATGGGTTTCTGCCGGTACTAATCCCAGAGTCGCTGCTAGGAAAGGAAAAGGACCACTTTGCGGGATTCAACCCAGAGGTGTTCTGGGTCACACACTCTGGCGAAAGCGAGATTGGGGACAGACTGGCGCTGCGTCCAACATCTGAGACGCTTGCATACTCGCTGTATTCAAAGTGGGTGCAGAGCTGGCGAGACCTGCCGCTGAAGATAAACTTCTGGAACACAGCTCTGAGGGCAGAGATAAAGTCGACAAAGCCGTTCCTTAGGACGTCAGAGTTTTTGTGGCAGGAGGGGCACACCGTGCATGCAACATGCGAGGAGGCAGAAAAGGAGGTGCTTGACATTTTAGAGATTTACAAAAAAACGGTAGAAGAAGAGCTTGCAATACCGGTCATCATAGGCAAGAAGAGCGACAAGGAAAAGTTTGTCGGAGCAGTATACACCACTACGATGGAGTCCATAATGCCCGATGGCAAGGCGCTTCAAATGGGCACCTCGCACTTTCTTGGCCAGAACTTTTCAAAACCGTTTGAGGTAAAGTTCCTTGATACCAACAACGTGGAAAAATACGCGTGGCAGACGTCGTGGGGAGTATCATGGAGACTGATTGGTGCCACAATAATGGTGCATGGGGACGACAAGGGACTCGTTCTGCCGCCAAAGATTGCGCCAATCCAGATAGTAATAGTTCCAATATACTATTCCGAAAAGGACTCTGAGCGCGTCCGCCAAAAGGCAGACGAGGTAGAAAAACTCCTGCTGTCAAAGGGAATCAGGGTTCACGTCGACAGAAGGGACGAGCTCACCCCGGGCTTCAAGTACAACGAGTGGGAGATGAGAGGGGTTCCGCTGAGAATAGAGATCGGTCCAAAGGACCTTGACAAGGAGAAGGTGACAGTTGCCAGGCGCCACACCAAGCTAAAGTCCGACCTCCCACTGGACAGAATCGGCTCCGACATAGAGCAGATACTCCAGCAGGTACAAGATGAGATGTTTGCGGCGGCAAAAAAGATGCTAGAGGAAAAGACCGTAAGCGTTTCAGAGTACGCCAAGTTCAAGTCGGAGATGGAGTGCGCGTGCCTCGTCAAGGCGGCATGGTGCGGAAAGACTGCATGTGAGGAGAAGATCAAAGACGAGACGATGGCCGACATACGCGTGATTCCGTTTGGCAGCGAGAACACGGGCAGCAGATGCATCTACTGCGGAGAGCAGAGCAAGACCGACGCAATCTTCGGCAGGGCATACTAG
- a CDS encoding PEFG-CTERM sorting domain-containing protein, with protein MNKVIAAVIASLLFAVGFSTAHADEQEKLDFAGYLEETLGHFWAIEQNLDDDNAELALVHATHPIAELYDSMKPELKEADPEFDAKIQQTLEELGAKTGAEVTREDAQAAIDDAKNIIEEARLLVVGEELSNDPMFKAKLMQGLLKTSIGEYEEGVKNGQIEMMAEFQDGSAFVWRSQQIFEEIKADLPEHEAEEIEEFYSDLWNAYDTKADAEHVETYAGGIIHELDEITGVESEEGGLSSYFENIEHLLSEVKETYAQGMTDEALSSATKAYLDNYEFLEAPIAEQDSALMEEIEIMLREELRNMIKDGAASTEVDAQVDAILVKLEDAESLLPVMEEDAEHEDSEHEDAEYVDALPPLRQLKSGIEPSAVECDSDMELLIKSSNGSPACVKPTTAERLVQLGWGTRPQ; from the coding sequence ATGAATAAAGTAATAGCTGCAGTTATTGCATCATTACTTTTTGCAGTAGGGTTTTCTACGGCCCATGCAGACGAGCAGGAAAAGCTCGACTTTGCAGGGTATCTTGAAGAAACACTAGGCCACTTTTGGGCAATCGAGCAAAACCTGGACGACGACAATGCAGAACTTGCACTCGTGCACGCGACTCATCCAATTGCAGAATTGTATGACTCTATGAAGCCAGAACTCAAGGAAGCAGATCCTGAATTTGACGCAAAGATCCAGCAGACACTGGAGGAACTTGGCGCAAAGACAGGTGCTGAGGTGACAAGAGAGGACGCGCAGGCAGCAATCGATGATGCAAAAAACATCATCGAGGAGGCAAGACTCTTGGTTGTCGGAGAGGAATTAAGCAACGACCCAATGTTCAAGGCAAAGCTAATGCAAGGACTACTCAAGACATCCATCGGAGAGTATGAGGAAGGAGTGAAGAACGGCCAAATCGAGATGATGGCCGAATTCCAAGACGGCTCTGCGTTCGTGTGGAGATCACAGCAAATCTTTGAGGAGATAAAGGCTGATCTTCCTGAACACGAGGCAGAGGAGATTGAGGAGTTCTACTCCGACCTGTGGAATGCGTATGACACAAAGGCAGACGCAGAACACGTCGAAACATATGCTGGTGGAATAATTCACGAACTTGACGAAATCACTGGCGTGGAATCAGAGGAGGGCGGACTGTCCTCATACTTTGAGAACATCGAACACCTGTTGTCAGAAGTAAAAGAAACGTATGCGCAGGGAATGACCGACGAGGCATTAAGCTCCGCAACAAAGGCATACCTTGACAACTATGAGTTCCTTGAGGCGCCAATTGCAGAACAAGATTCAGCACTGATGGAGGAAATAGAGATCATGTTGCGAGAGGAACTCCGCAATATGATAAAGGACGGTGCCGCATCAACTGAGGTAGACGCACAAGTGGACGCAATTCTGGTGAAACTGGAGGATGCAGAATCGCTTCTGCCTGTAATGGAAGAAGACGCAGAACACGAGGATTCTGAACACGAGGATGCAGAATATGTGGACGCACTGCCTCCGTTACGACAACTAAAGTCCGGCATCGAACCGAGCGCAGTTGAATGCGATTCTGACATGGAACTGTTGATCAAAAGCTCGAACGGTTCGCCTGCTTGCGTAAAGCCGACAACTGCAGAAAGACTAGTACAACTTGGCTGGGGAACCAGACCACAATAA
- a CDS encoding chromosome segregation SMC family protein encodes MVHIRKVEIFGFKSFGFTNTTVGFEPGLVSISGPNGSGKSNILDAIIFALGENRPKIMRVDKLRSLIHDIEGTRRGTKMARVSLHLDNSDRKVPVDSNSVVITREMDEHGENVYYLNQKQTNRNQILDILEVANASLNQLNAVQQGTVTRISEFTSEEKRTVIEDLIGLAYFDEKKAESIKQLEDADMRLEVALARMDEIKKRIDELEVERNLKLRYELINRELGRFHAISASNKMKAIQMEKISKERSMHSLVSEAKKLDEERAKLKKEISELESQKSAFMAEANAYNQAKASIDSELSAAMQVYESANTETMTKTRRLAQIQARLPEISSEIEQLQQARAAIEAQIAEQKIVLAQIRDQKTASYSDLKTLESEISQVYKQQAHVLAQRKEIDTKIQGLTAKLTHAKVTLAKLDSEINDTESKTESNKKRHAELVEESTKLDQLKVRLESIRNNHKDAISELKSRINDQHTKRARIESDIEELTVIMEKASKAAAQYDAKIRVVKGLMHEDYTIASLKEHGRELGIEGLVYELISWDKQYERAALAAASDWIKSFVVRDFETLLSLAEVARAKKLPKLKIIPIDAIPKFHLSLPNDPDVIGILSDYVSCAEKYIPLKTFLFGNIVLVKSRDAAHRISKSGYKTVTIDGEFFESKGSAVIIDINSKISKLTKIISMSTSVDGLVQSINLLRKYIQKKRFALKRVDGIIENYRERLSVSETGLTNAEMSHSDLKIKIATVGKNCDHLESRISQLQRHLEKIRVDRTKEESFVVSLEERIAMMHDNYADGETNRIASELSRLNEKRSELMAKQSTIINELREKESQLATLSAQELGEKTRMRNLHEEQSSLNHEGREIEVRLNVLAKDKEAANQNLVLLREKEQHLIGTAGTSISKLQEFDGSLGQLNERERLLTKEINALERQSDSLARDVHDIVENEARIQKVLEKYGYEEIADTFDVDPILHSLESEMNSLTSKLNATAPETYLEVSNGYRSMSDRKNELEEERNAIVKFIEEIDKDKRQTFLEAFDKVDKEIRDAFHTMTGGEAWLELQNEDDIFNSGISYLIQFPNKPKRESTSISGGEKTLAAIVFVLALQKLKPSAFYLFDEVDAHLDAPNSEKLAKIIEQRSQGSQFIMVSLKDSVVQKAKLIYGVYPKNGVSHVVTYKDKRVPSITS; translated from the coding sequence TTGGTTCACATTAGAAAGGTGGAGATTTTTGGCTTCAAGTCATTTGGATTTACAAACACGACGGTCGGCTTTGAGCCTGGACTGGTCTCTATATCGGGGCCCAACGGATCAGGCAAAAGCAACATACTGGACGCGATAATATTTGCCCTGGGCGAGAACAGGCCCAAGATAATGCGCGTGGACAAGCTCAGATCCCTCATACACGACATTGAGGGAACCAGGCGTGGCACAAAGATGGCGCGCGTCAGCCTGCACCTTGACAACTCCGATAGGAAGGTGCCAGTCGACTCCAACTCCGTCGTAATTACGCGTGAAATGGACGAGCACGGCGAAAACGTGTACTATCTTAATCAAAAGCAGACAAACCGAAACCAGATTCTGGACATTTTGGAGGTGGCAAACGCCAGTCTTAACCAGCTGAACGCAGTGCAGCAGGGAACCGTGACTAGGATCTCCGAGTTTACGTCCGAGGAGAAGCGAACCGTAATCGAGGATCTGATCGGACTTGCGTACTTTGACGAGAAAAAGGCAGAGTCAATAAAGCAACTAGAGGACGCCGACATGCGCCTTGAGGTCGCCCTAGCAAGGATGGATGAGATCAAAAAGAGAATTGACGAGCTGGAGGTGGAGCGAAACCTGAAGCTTAGGTATGAGCTGATAAACCGGGAACTTGGGCGATTCCACGCAATTTCCGCATCAAACAAAATGAAGGCAATCCAGATGGAAAAGATCTCAAAGGAGCGCAGCATGCACTCACTTGTATCTGAGGCAAAAAAGCTGGACGAGGAGCGCGCAAAGCTGAAAAAAGAGATCTCAGAACTAGAGTCGCAAAAGTCTGCATTCATGGCAGAAGCAAACGCGTACAACCAGGCAAAGGCGTCAATAGACTCTGAGCTTAGCGCCGCAATGCAGGTGTACGAGAGTGCAAACACCGAGACTATGACTAAAACCAGGAGGCTGGCGCAAATCCAAGCTCGCCTGCCGGAGATATCATCCGAAATTGAGCAACTACAACAGGCACGCGCCGCAATCGAGGCGCAGATTGCAGAGCAAAAGATAGTTCTTGCGCAGATACGCGATCAGAAAACTGCGTCATACTCGGATCTCAAGACGCTCGAGTCGGAGATATCGCAGGTGTACAAGCAGCAGGCGCACGTCCTTGCACAGAGAAAGGAGATTGACACCAAGATTCAGGGGCTGACCGCAAAGCTGACGCACGCAAAGGTAACACTTGCAAAGCTTGATTCTGAGATAAACGACACCGAGTCCAAGACTGAGAGCAACAAAAAGCGACACGCAGAACTGGTTGAAGAGTCCACAAAGCTTGATCAGTTAAAGGTGCGCCTTGAGTCGATTCGAAACAACCACAAGGACGCAATATCTGAACTAAAGTCAAGAATCAACGACCAACACACAAAGCGCGCAAGAATCGAAAGCGACATAGAGGAACTAACTGTAATCATGGAAAAGGCGTCCAAGGCTGCGGCCCAGTACGACGCAAAGATCCGCGTAGTCAAGGGGCTGATGCACGAGGACTATACCATTGCAAGCCTCAAGGAACACGGCCGCGAGCTTGGAATCGAGGGACTCGTCTACGAGCTGATATCTTGGGACAAGCAGTACGAGAGAGCAGCACTGGCAGCAGCATCTGACTGGATAAAGTCGTTCGTGGTGAGGGACTTTGAAACTCTTCTGAGCCTTGCAGAGGTGGCACGCGCAAAAAAACTACCAAAACTAAAGATAATTCCAATTGACGCAATACCAAAATTCCACCTCTCACTGCCAAACGACCCTGACGTGATAGGTATACTTTCAGACTATGTGTCGTGCGCTGAAAAATACATCCCGCTCAAGACGTTCCTGTTTGGAAACATTGTGCTGGTAAAGTCCCGCGATGCGGCGCACCGAATCTCAAAATCCGGCTACAAGACCGTGACAATCGACGGCGAGTTCTTTGAGTCAAAGGGAAGTGCAGTCATAATAGACATCAACTCCAAGATATCCAAGCTTACCAAGATAATCTCGATGAGCACGTCAGTCGATGGACTCGTGCAGTCAATCAACCTGCTCAGAAAGTACATCCAAAAGAAAAGGTTTGCACTAAAGCGCGTGGATGGCATAATTGAAAACTACCGGGAGCGACTGTCGGTCTCAGAGACGGGCCTCACAAACGCCGAGATGAGCCACTCGGACCTGAAGATAAAAATCGCAACCGTTGGCAAGAACTGTGACCACCTGGAATCGAGAATCTCGCAGCTTCAGAGGCACCTAGAAAAGATAAGGGTGGACCGCACAAAGGAGGAGTCCTTCGTGGTGTCGCTTGAGGAGAGAATTGCCATGATGCACGACAACTATGCGGACGGGGAGACCAACAGGATTGCATCCGAGCTGTCAAGATTGAACGAAAAAAGGTCGGAACTGATGGCAAAGCAGTCTACCATAATCAACGAGCTGAGAGAAAAAGAGTCGCAGCTTGCCACGCTGTCCGCTCAGGAGCTGGGAGAAAAAACGCGAATGCGAAACCTGCATGAGGAACAATCGTCGCTAAACCACGAGGGCCGAGAGATAGAGGTGCGACTCAACGTGCTTGCAAAGGACAAGGAGGCGGCAAACCAGAACCTTGTACTGCTCAGAGAAAAAGAACAGCATCTTATCGGTACGGCGGGAACCTCGATCTCAAAGCTGCAAGAGTTCGACGGAAGCTTGGGGCAGCTAAACGAGAGGGAGCGACTACTCACAAAGGAGATAAACGCGCTAGAGAGGCAGTCCGACTCGCTTGCACGTGATGTACACGACATTGTGGAAAACGAGGCAAGAATTCAAAAGGTGCTTGAAAAGTACGGCTACGAGGAGATTGCCGACACATTTGATGTTGATCCTATTTTACACTCACTAGAATCGGAGATGAACTCGCTTACATCGAAGCTCAACGCGACAGCGCCTGAGACGTACCTTGAGGTCTCAAACGGCTACCGCTCGATGTCTGACAGAAAGAACGAACTTGAAGAGGAGCGAAACGCCATCGTCAAATTCATCGAGGAGATAGACAAGGACAAACGCCAGACGTTCCTTGAGGCGTTTGACAAGGTGGACAAGGAGATTCGCGACGCGTTCCATACGATGACTGGAGGTGAGGCGTGGCTTGAGCTGCAAAACGAGGATGATATCTTCAATTCCGGAATCTCGTACTTGATCCAGTTCCCAAACAAGCCAAAGAGGGAGTCGACTTCAATCTCCGGAGGAGAAAAGACACTTGCCGCAATCGTGTTTGTGCTCGCACTCCAAAAGCTCAAGCCGTCGGCATTTTACCTGTTTGACGAGGTGGACGCGCACCTCGACGCGCCAAACTCTGAAAAACTTGCAAAGATAATAGAGCAGAGGTCGCAGGGAAGCCAGTTCATCATGGTGTCGCTAAAGGACTCTGTCGTGCAAAAGGCAAAGCTCATCTACGGAGTGTACCCAAAGAACGGCGTTTCGCATGTGGTGACATACAAGGACAAAAGGGTACCATCAATTACAAGCTAG
- a CDS encoding carbon-nitrogen hydrolase family protein, whose product MARLGIIQMRSHVSNDAGIKSASKILRSLGRDETDIVCLPEQWLKNNRIDDFGTEFAEFKKIAREFGMTIIPGAFYHKNKGRLGISAPVIGPTGEIIGTQEKIHPFDYEKDMITPGKTAHVFKTSCKFGILICYDMVFSDVAEHVVKKGAQVLFSPSRIVRRGVASWHMYVQVRALENRVPILAANVHHGRFGGKSIIVDLVENDGVMIPKVATLSGQGSKSGTFDLARYERSRRTRYADHRRFV is encoded by the coding sequence TTGGCAAGACTAGGCATCATCCAGATGAGATCACATGTGTCAAACGATGCAGGCATCAAATCGGCATCAAAGATCCTGCGCAGCCTCGGGAGGGACGAAACAGACATCGTCTGCCTTCCGGAACAATGGCTGAAGAACAACAGGATAGATGACTTTGGCACAGAGTTTGCAGAGTTCAAAAAGATTGCGCGCGAGTTCGGCATGACCATCATACCAGGTGCGTTCTACCACAAAAACAAAGGCAGGCTTGGAATATCTGCCCCTGTGATCGGACCCACAGGCGAGATCATCGGCACGCAGGAAAAGATACACCCCTTTGACTACGAAAAGGACATGATCACTCCGGGCAAGACCGCACACGTCTTTAAGACGAGCTGCAAGTTTGGCATTCTCATCTGCTACGACATGGTGTTTTCGGACGTGGCAGAGCACGTCGTAAAGAAGGGTGCGCAGGTGCTGTTCTCCCCATCAAGAATAGTCAGACGCGGAGTCGCCTCGTGGCACATGTACGTGCAGGTACGAGCACTTGAAAACCGCGTCCCCATACTTGCGGCAAACGTGCATCACGGGCGGTTTGGTGGAAAAAGCATCATAGTGGACCTTGTAGAGAACGACGGCGTCATGATACCAAAGGTCGCCACCCTGTCCGGGCAGGGCTCAAAGTCAGGCACGTTCGACCTGGCAAGGTACGAGCGCAGCAGAAGGACGAGATACGCAGACCACCGCAGATTCGTCTGA
- a CDS encoding oligopeptide/dipeptide ABC transporter ATP-binding protein codes for MGEILRVENLTKHFTKKNWLGRQSSLVRAVDGVSFSVKEGEIFVLAGESGSGKSTVARLILRSFEQDVGRIIFDGREITSKKEDLKKIRMECQMVYQDPYDSINPQMKIKDIIAEPIEIHRVGSSRQREQMVREVLQEVRLEPAGEIMEKYPHMLSGGQRQRVVLARALVLKPKLIIADEPVSMLDVSVRAEILELMNGLREKHGISFVYITHDLATARYFGHTIAIMYLGKIVEIGEINRVLLHPMHPYTRALLDAISEPDPKNLDGKKSIRIKEGSDTSTRSGCRFQARCPHAFERCASEPNLEEKNGRSVACFAELD; via the coding sequence TTGGGCGAGATACTCAGGGTGGAAAATCTCACAAAACACTTTACCAAAAAGAACTGGCTTGGCAGGCAGTCGTCGCTGGTGCGAGCAGTTGACGGAGTTTCATTTTCAGTAAAAGAAGGCGAGATATTTGTTCTTGCAGGCGAGTCCGGCTCTGGAAAATCAACCGTTGCAAGACTGATTCTCAGATCATTTGAGCAGGATGTGGGAAGGATAATCTTTGATGGAAGGGAGATCACGTCAAAAAAGGAAGACCTCAAGAAGATAAGGATGGAGTGCCAGATGGTCTACCAGGATCCTTACGACTCGATAAACCCGCAGATGAAGATAAAGGACATCATAGCAGAGCCAATTGAAATTCACAGAGTCGGCAGCTCACGGCAAAGGGAGCAGATGGTAAGAGAGGTGCTCCAAGAGGTCAGGCTGGAGCCGGCAGGCGAGATAATGGAGAAATACCCGCACATGCTCTCCGGCGGGCAGAGACAGAGGGTGGTGCTCGCAAGGGCGCTCGTACTCAAGCCCAAGCTCATCATTGCAGATGAGCCGGTGTCGATGCTCGACGTCTCAGTTAGGGCAGAGATCCTAGAACTGATGAACGGCCTGAGAGAAAAGCACGGAATCTCTTTTGTGTACATCACGCACGACCTGGCTACTGCAAGATACTTTGGGCACACAATTGCGATAATGTACCTCGGAAAGATAGTTGAGATTGGCGAGATAAACAGGGTACTTTTGCATCCGATGCACCCGTACACCCGGGCGCTGCTTGACGCAATCTCCGAGCCAGATCCAAAGAACCTAGATGGAAAAAAATCAATCAGAATCAAGGAAGGTTCTGATACTAGTACGCGTTCAGGGTGCAGGTTCCAGGCAAGGTGCCCCCACGCATTTGAGAGGTGCGCATCGGAGCCAAACCTTGAGGAAAAGAACGGCAGGAGTGTTGCGTGCTTTGCAGAACTGGACTAG
- a CDS encoding deoxyhypusine synthase, translating into MAEPGNPVRDITITEQTKIEEIFQQMSQSGGFESRNLADSLEILGTMISDKECLRFLSFVGAIVSTGNRGIIKDMIQRKWFDVVITTCGALDHDIARHFSNYREGSFTMDDGELADQNIHRLGNVLVPMESYGPLIEEKMQEILDEEYKQGKKEMSTADITSAIGRRLGENSFLYWAQKNNIPVIVPGIMDGAVGSQVWMFSQKHSDFKLNMTDDANTLSGLVFKAKKSGAFMLGGGISKHHTLWWNQYRDGLDYAVYVTTAQEFDGSLSGALVREAISWGKVTQSAKQTTVHAEITTMLPFLYRALLAKIR; encoded by the coding sequence ATGGCAGAGCCTGGAAACCCAGTCAGGGACATCACAATTACGGAGCAGACAAAAATCGAGGAGATTTTTCAGCAGATGTCCCAGTCAGGCGGATTTGAGTCGAGAAACCTGGCAGACAGCCTTGAGATACTTGGCACCATGATATCTGACAAGGAATGCCTAAGGTTCCTGTCATTTGTTGGCGCAATCGTATCGACTGGGAACAGGGGCATCATAAAGGACATGATACAGAGAAAATGGTTTGACGTAGTAATTACCACATGTGGCGCACTGGACCACGACATTGCAAGACATTTTTCAAATTACAGAGAGGGCTCGTTTACCATGGACGACGGGGAGCTTGCGGACCAGAATATCCACAGACTTGGAAACGTTCTGGTGCCCATGGAAAGTTACGGCCCACTTATCGAGGAAAAGATGCAGGAGATTCTTGATGAGGAATACAAGCAGGGGAAAAAAGAAATGTCCACTGCAGACATCACGTCCGCCATAGGCAGAAGACTTGGAGAGAACTCGTTTCTTTACTGGGCGCAGAAAAACAACATCCCAGTTATCGTGCCGGGTATAATGGACGGCGCAGTCGGAAGCCAGGTGTGGATGTTTTCTCAAAAGCACAGCGACTTTAAGCTCAACATGACAGATGATGCAAACACGCTGTCTGGCCTGGTCTTTAAGGCAAAAAAATCAGGTGCATTCATGCTGGGTGGCGGAATATCAAAACACCACACGTTGTGGTGGAACCAGTACCGCGACGGACTTGACTATGCAGTGTACGTCACCACCGCGCAAGAGTTTGACGGCAGCCTGAGCGGAGCGCTGGTGCGAGAGGCAATATCATGGGGCAAGGTGACACAGAGTGCCAAGCAGACCACAGTGCACGCTGAAATCACCACGATGCTACCGTTCCTGTACCGCGCACTTTTGGCAAAAATCAGATAG
- a CDS encoding LysE family transporter yields MQEILQFVAAVVIISASGVMAPGPLFAATVSRGIKEGRMAGLRVAYGHTLVELPLVILIGIGALSFEVFPEFRAAISILGAASIFVFAALQIRAGLKPKQTAGESKYGSFVTGVLLTGLNPFFLAWWFTIGFKLISDAYVMWSFVGILIMFGLHIWMDYAWLVAVSTLSSSSRRFLSNKAFKAAIVGINVVLIYLGVTFVFDYLAAVGQLQS; encoded by the coding sequence ATGCAAGAGATCCTCCAGTTTGTTGCCGCAGTCGTAATAATTTCCGCATCAGGAGTCATGGCGCCAGGACCGCTCTTTGCGGCCACTGTGAGCCGCGGAATAAAGGAGGGGCGAATGGCAGGCCTCAGGGTGGCGTACGGCCACACGCTAGTAGAGTTACCCCTTGTGATACTGATCGGAATTGGCGCACTGTCGTTTGAGGTGTTCCCAGAGTTTCGTGCAGCAATCAGCATACTTGGGGCCGCAAGCATCTTTGTTTTTGCCGCACTCCAAATTCGCGCAGGTCTCAAACCAAAGCAGACTGCAGGAGAGTCCAAGTACGGCTCCTTTGTCACCGGGGTGCTATTGACTGGACTGAATCCGTTCTTTTTGGCGTGGTGGTTCACAATAGGATTCAAGCTAATCTCTGACGCATACGTGATGTGGTCGTTCGTTGGAATTCTTATCATGTTCGGACTCCACATATGGATGGACTATGCGTGGCTTGTTGCGGTGTCCACCCTGTCGTCAAGCAGCAGGCGGTTTCTCTCAAACAAGGCGTTCAAGGCAGCCATAGTTGGCATAAACGTGGTGCTGATTTACCTCGGGGTGACGTTTGTCTTTGATTACCTAGCCGCAGTCGGGCAGCTCCAGTCCTGA